Part of the Candidatus Poribacteria bacterium genome is shown below.
AGCGACTGGTAGAAACCGTGTTAGCATTGGTGCTCTAAATACACTATCCTTTGCAATGCCGTATTGCTGAAGAAGGTCGTCCGTGCGTTCAATTTGCCGCCGAACACAGAACGGTGACAAGAAACCCAGCAGTGGATGGCTATAGGTATGATTGCCAATCTGATGCCCTTCGGCAATAATCCGACGGACCGTTTCGGGGTGCCTTTCAATACGATTTCCGATTACGAAGAAGGTGGCTTTGACGTTGTGCTTAGCGAGGACATCAAGTAACCGCTCAGTATAAGGCGGATTTGGTCCATCGTCGTAAGTGAGCGCGACAACCTTCTGATCTGTGTTCAGGCGAACCATATTCTTCCCGAAAGGGGGTCTAAAGAAAACGCACAGCAGTATCGCGAATGCAAATCCTACAGCAGGGGTGATTATTGAACTCATTAGAATTGTTGCCTTTTAAAGATCTTGGCGTAAAGATTTACCGGAAACCAGATTTTTCTGAATCCTTACATCCAACTCATGTTTTCTAATTATACGAAAGATCTTACCGCCTGACTACACTTTTCAAACCCGATTTTTCTTGACGGTTTTTGTCAATCATGTTATCATTTCCAAAAGCGATTATGGTGCGCTACAGTTTGAAGGATTCGTCTGCTG
Proteins encoded:
- a CDS encoding polysaccharide deacetylase family protein, coding for MVRLNTDQKVVALTYDDGPNPPYTERLLDVLAKHNVKATFFVIGNRIERHPETVRRIIAEGHQIGNHTYSHPLLGFLSPFCVRRQIERTDDLLQQYGIAKDSVFRAPMLTRFLPVAYVLAKDDRTHISCNVWSWDWTTQNPDKITETVLKKTLSSTGAGSIIVLHDGKAENKNADRSGTIEATDRIITALKREGYRFVRLADVGNQS